The following nucleotide sequence is from Oncorhynchus clarkii lewisi isolate Uvic-CL-2024 chromosome 6, UVic_Ocla_1.0, whole genome shotgun sequence.
AGATAGACAGTCAAAGCAGTCGAAGTTGACTTGACAGGGCAGACAAAAAGTGCCTGTGAAAAGTTTAACAGGTGTTTGTCTTTGTTGTTTTCCAGCTTGGTGTCTAGCCGTTTCTCCCCCCACATGATGCCCCACCACCCTCACGGCATGCACCAGACTGGCATCCCTCATCCTGCTATCGTATCACCAGCCATCAAGCAGGAGCCCAACAGTCATGACCACATGAGCCCCTCTATGCATTCGTAAGGACCATTAACTAACAGATTCTTCACATTTACTTATTGCCAAAcatatataaactctttatactCCGATCTTATTCAAATGGATGATTGACTGAGTATCCAGTCTCTATTCATAGTTCCATTTAAAGGGCCAGGATTCAAGAATATCCTGACCTTTTATAATGGGTCAGCCAGGTCTTCTGGAAGGGAATCAGACCTCACACAAAAGGACTATTTTAAGTGACATTtgaatgtgtgttttgttgtctCAGCAGGAAGTCTCCTGGCCCAGCGAAGAAGGAGGAGGACAAGAAGCCCCACATCAAGAAGCCTCTGAATGCCTTCATGCTGTACATGAAGGAGATGAGGGCCAAGGTGGTGGCTGAGTGCACTCTGAAGGAGAGCGCTGCCATCAACCAGATACTGGGTCGAAGGGTGAGCATAGACCACTGCCTgaccacacaaaacacacacacaacagtttgGGAATGTGTTTGTGGATGTAAATTCTGTACATGCTTCGACTAGTTCTCTGACTTTTGTCATGTTTGTGTTCAGTGGCACTCACTTTCGAGAGAAGAGCAAGCGAAATACTATGAGCTGGCAAGGAAAGAGAGGCAACTCCACTCCCAACTCTACCCAGGCTGGTCAGCACGAGATAACTATGTGAGTAGGACATCTTTCCATGGATCTTTTAACAATGAGGGAAATGTGGGTTGCTTAAGTGCCCCCTCATTTCCACTTGGTTTAAAAATTATTCAATACTGTATCTGTAATAATAGCTGTACTGTTGTTCTCATACACTGAAGTTGTATGAGGTAGTGCTGAAGCATGTTGCTGTCACTTGGATAGAGACCAGTTTTTTTCTAAACACATTGTTTTGTTTATCTGCTCAGGGAAAGCggaaaaagaggaagagagataataAGCCAGACTCAACACCAGAGGGTAAGGGGcccttttctctctgtccttctcttggACCGTACTTCTCGATTTAGGGCAGAAAGAACTCCATCTATAGGCCTGTGTGAAATAGTACCTCAAGCTTCACTTTGCTGGTCATGTGACTTGGCAGTGGTCCAATACAACATGCAATATGCAAAATAACACCTTTTTATGTTTTTGACTTCAGTTTTTTCCTTCTTTACTAACTCCTCTATTCCCTCTATACTTTGACAAGCAGCATATGAGGTTCAGTGCTAATAGTGACGTTGTGGCAGGTATGTCTGCTGTTATGAACCAGTGTGGCTGAACTGCAGGCCACTGCTCTCCACTCCACCCGCAGTGGTTTGGTCTGTTGCAGCACAACACTCAAACCTCATTTACATGCAGGCATTTAACGTGTCATCGACTTTGTTTATATGATCACAGACGTTTTTCCGCCCGATTTGCATATGCCATTTTTATGTTAATTTCACTTCTGCAACTTcacctttttttaaataaattaattcaaAGTTGATCTGTTTGTCCCAGACCTTTTGGTTTTCCATGTTCTGTACATTGTCTGtgaatgttttgtattttttggcCGGCTATCATGTGTACAAAAAAATGGGCACTGTTGAAGGACACGATTGTCGGCTTTTTTAACAGCAATATTGACGAAGCCCCTTCCTTTTGTTTACCCAGACTTCTCAATCAGGAACAAGAATCAGTGTGTGCAGTACCTACCCTCAGAGAAGATGTGTGACAGCCCTGCATCGTCTCACGGCAGCATGCTGGATTCTCCAGCCACACCCTCTGCAGCTCTGGCCTCCCCGGCTGCGCCCGCCGCCACCCACTCAGAGCAGGCCCAGCCACTGTCCCTTACCACCAAACCAGAGGGACGCCTGCACCATCATTTCCTAACTGGCAAGCCCTCTGGATCtgcttcttcttcatcatcttcatcctcctcctcttcctcctcgtcccACCCAAGCATCTCTATCCCTATTGGTACTTCAGGCAGCCACTCCAGCCACTCCGCACCAATTTTCTCTCGGCCAATCCCATTCAGCTCCCTACACCACTCAATGCTCTCCCCGCCCTCTCCTTTCCATCAAGCAGCCCTGCATTCCCATCATGCCCTGTTCCAGTCACAGCCCCTCTCCTTGGTAACCAAATCGTCTGACTAAATCTACAAAAGCAATTCCTTTCTCTTTTATTGTGCTGTATATTGCTTTTACTTTTCAAAAAATAGATATTAGAAcaactttttttaaatgatgaAAAGGAAGAAATATTATTGGTCAATATTTGATCCCGTCCTTTTCTACTCTCAATGAAACaaagtgtatttttttgtaaagttTACTACAGAACTGGTTTCTCTTTTTGGTGCATTTATCCAATGAACCAGTTGTATAAAATAACCCATGTATAAAATGTTTCTTTAAGAAAAAACACCCTCTTCTTTTAACCAAAACCTGATTTAATGTTAGTATTGAGTTTAATTCATAGTTTTTGCCAATTATTTCAGTAATTTCAACGATCCCTTTTAAATTCCCAAGTGTGTGACCTTCCTTTTGACATGTTAAATAAACCTTTGAGATTGTTTCTTAGAAATGCCTGCTTCTCTTTTCTTCCATGCACTCTGCAAGATGAGTGTTATTTTCATCACTCTCTGATCATGCACATTCCTTTGAATATGAATCAATAACATAATTGTTACATTTATATGAATTTTGAAACAATACACATTTTCTACAGATTCAAACCGGTAGATGTAAATACAGGTGCAGATGCTAAGTTGGAAGGAGCCTATTTGCTGGGAGTTTTAAAACTTATCAACAGCTGATGGAGGCACTATGAAGTTCTTCAAGATAAATATTGGAAGTGGTCATTCATCGGTTAGTAACAGATATGTTGTATTTTGGGCACTTTAGTTGTGGATAATAAATATATCATGACGATAGTGGGGGAAGAATCACTAGTTCATCTTTAATAAGGTGAATTTAGGCTAACCATGCTGGAAAATGAGAACCTGTGCCAAGGTAACAACATTTTAAGccaaatataaatacaaataaaaaataaaagacatCCTGGAATGTAGAGTTCCATAACAACGACAAACAAGCAGGTCAGCCTCCTCCCCAGCACACCAAAGCCCTTTCCCTCGCACAGTTTTACTGCATCTTTATTCACCGTTTGGCACAGTGCTGAGGCTTAATTAACTCCGAGGTAATGGGATGTAGCTCCTGGGACCTAATTAGGATATTCAGTTAGTCAAAAATACACAAGGTAGGTTACAGTTTTTGGTGGCTTTGGAGATGAGGACCAGTGCCAGGGATGGTCCAATTAGCCTCTAGCTGTGGTACTAGCCTGGAAGAGCACATTGAAGTTCCTTCGCCCTGTGACTCTGTTTTAGACCTTACCTTGTCCTTAACCACCCTTCCcacaaagaagagagagaggagagctacAGTTAGATTGCCATTGAGATAATTGGTAGTTTGGGTATTCTAAAAATCAAATGGAAGAAGTAAGCAATTAGTCATTGTATTCCTGCAACATCCAGATGGTAGGAGACTGACCAGCCTTCCTGTCCCAAATCCACTCCTCTTTGGTTTCCCAAGGGTATCCCCTCCTGTGTCACACTAACGATGGTTGACAACATGCACACTCATTTGCTTACCATGCTCAGCATCCTTATCAGCTCTGATTGAGGCTATGAACATACAGATTAGCCTAGTTCTGATGGAGCAGAGTAAAATAATATGGCTCTGTATACAATGAGTTTTATTCTAATTTTATATGTATGCAACCAATACCAATAGCTGTCATTCATTAGTGTTATCCATAATCGATAACTTGTACCCTTTCCTAAACACAGCTGTAGGACAATGCCCTCAGACAAgggtgtctcgctctctcttagaCTGGGTTCTTTATGGTCTGAACTGCGAACGACAGACTGACGGACATGTGCACACAGAGGATTTGTTTCAATTTTTGCCCTGCGGTGAGATACTGAGATGTCAGTCTCACAGCAATGTTTTAACTAATTATTAGTCTCTGCTTGTTTATGTCACCACAGGCAGAGGCTGTGGTCTCTGGTGCCATGCCTGCCTACCCTCAGCTACTTCTCCAATCCATCACTGAAATGACAGGTAATGAGTTGTCAAAAACAGCCGATGAAACGGTCTCCTCAAGGCTATACATCTATTGTAATGTTGCATTCTCTATAGTCAGTAACACAAACTGAGAGACTCCAGGTGAATGACTTAAAATATTCTGGCTATTCCAGGCTGGCTTCAAGCCATGTAATACTGCTTCAAAACATGGCTGCATCAAAACATGGCTGCATCAAGCAATGTCAAAGAATTTCAGTCAATATCCATCACTGCATCATTGTTAAAAAATTATCATAGGAATACAGGTGCAGAATTTGTGATGAGGCAATAGTATTAGATGTACCTTgtttcatacactatatatacaaaggtatgtggacacccctttaaatttgtggattcggctattttagccacacccattgctgacaggtgtataaaatcgagcacacagacatgcaatctccatggacaaa
It contains:
- the LOC139410921 gene encoding transcription factor 7-like 1-B isoform X1, which gives rise to MPQLNGGGGDDLGANDEMISFKDEGEQEEKISENVSAERDLDDLKSSLVNESENNSSSSDSEQAERRPQPRPDLDSYEKTRDYFSEALRRQQDGGFFKSPHYPGYPFLMIPDLTNPYLSNGALSPSARTYLQMKWPLLDVPGAAGLKDPRSPTPGHLSNKVPVVQHAHHVHPLTPLITYSNEHFSPGTPPSHLSPEILDPKTGIPRTPHPSELSPYYPLSPGAVGQIPHPLGWLVPQQGQHMYSIPPGGFRHPYPALAMNASMSSLVSSRFSPHMMPHHPHGMHQTGIPHPAIVSPAIKQEPNSHDHMSPSMHSRKSPGPAKKEEDKKPHIKKPLNAFMLYMKEMRAKVVAECTLKESAAINQILGRRWHSLSREEQAKYYELARKERQLHSQLYPGWSARDNYGKRKKRKRDNKPDSTPEDFSIRNKNQCVQYLPSEKMCDSPASSHGSMLDSPATPSAALASPAAPAATHSEQAQPLSLTTKPEGRLHHHFLTGKPSGSASSSSSSSSSSSSSSHPSISIPIGTSGSHSSHSAPIFSRPIPFSSLHHSMLSPPSPFHQAALHSHHALFQSQPLSLVTKSSD
- the LOC139410921 gene encoding transcription factor 7-like 1-B isoform X2; the encoded protein is MPQLNGGGGDDLGANDEMISFKDEGEQEEKISENVSAERDLDDLKSSLVNESENNSSSSDSEQAERRPQPRPDLDSYEKTRDYFSEALRRQQDGGFFKSPHYPGYPFLMIPDLTNPYLSNGALSPSARTYLQMKWPLLDVPGAAGLKDPRSPTPGHLSNKVPVVQHAHHVHPLTPLITYSNEHFSPGTPPSHLSPEILDPKTGIPRTPHPSELSPYYPLSPGAVGQIPHPLGWLVPQQGQHMYSIPPGGFRHPYPALAMNASMSSLVSSRFSPHMMPHHPHGMHQTGIPHPAIVSPAIKQEPNSHDHMSPSMHSKSPGPAKKEEDKKPHIKKPLNAFMLYMKEMRAKVVAECTLKESAAINQILGRRWHSLSREEQAKYYELARKERQLHSQLYPGWSARDNYGKRKKRKRDNKPDSTPEDFSIRNKNQCVQYLPSEKMCDSPASSHGSMLDSPATPSAALASPAAPAATHSEQAQPLSLTTKPEGRLHHHFLTGKPSGSASSSSSSSSSSSSSSHPSISIPIGTSGSHSSHSAPIFSRPIPFSSLHHSMLSPPSPFHQAALHSHHALFQSQPLSLVTKSSD